GTATGAGCAAGCTAGCAAAGAATGCTACCGGGCCGTCGAGCGGATCGCAAAAGAATGCAGGCGTCTCAATCAGCGATACACCGATCCACATTTCGATATCGAGATGGACCTCAAAAACGGGCCGCGAAACTGCTTGAATGGTCTTGACAACGATAATATGTATATGCATCCTAAGGGTGTGAAGAGAGTTACTGTAAGTCGTTACACAACAGATACGAAAAGGACAAGGCTAATGGGTCATCCGCGATTATAGGAGATTTTTGAAAACCCTCAGTTCTATGTCAATGGGCCGACCGCTTCAGATGTACGCCAAGGGCGTGACGGCGACTGTTGGTTCATGGCTGCGCTTTGCACAATGGGAAATAAAGAGGAACTAATAGACAAGATCTGTGTTCACCGAGATGAGCAGGTCGGGGTCTATGGTTTTGTATTTTACAGAGGTGAGTAAAGGTCACCGAAGCCGCTGGTGCAGTTATCTAATATGGTCTTCTAGACGGCGACTGGCAGCAATGTATTGTGGATGACAAGCTCTACCTACGCGCCGCTGATTACGACGAGTCGGTCGATGAACGACCCATTTGGGACGACATCAACCGAAAGGACACTGAGGAGGAATATCGTAAAGTTTTCCAAACCGGCTCGCGTGCTCTTTACTTCGCTCAATGCGTGGACGAAAACGAGACCTGGCTTCCTTTACTGGAGAAGGCGTATGCCAAGGCGCATGGTGACTATTCGGCCATTGAAGGTGGCTTCGTTGGGTACGACCTCCACATGAATTGGAGATTATGATTCCGCTGACCTTTCTTTTAGTGAGGCAGTTGAAGACTTGACTGGCGGTGTAACGTCTGATATCCTCACCAACAATATCCTAGACAAGGATAGGTTCTGGGATGAGGAGCTCATGCAGGTCAACAAGGAGTTCTTGTTTGGCTGCGGCACGGGCCTATACTCGGACTGGCTTACCCCGAAccatcccagtcctccaAAGGACAGGAAGGGTATTTCCGAGAATCACTCCTACTCAATCATGGATGTCAGGGAGATTGAAGGAAAGCGCTTGGTGAAGTTACGGTATGGGAAACCAATAATTCACTGTAACCAGCTGTGCTAACAATATCAGGAATCCTtggggaaagaaagaatggaGTGGTGCCTGGAGCGATGGCTCCGAGCAATGGACACCccagtggatggagaagctTAACCACAAGTTCGGTAACGATGGTGTACGTCTCGCTCCCCACAGAATGTTTACCTTTGCTGACTCTGAGACTGCAGTTCTTCTGGATATCGTACGATGACCTGCTGAAGAAGTATCAACACTTCGATCGCACGCGTCTGTTTGGACCGGAATGGACAATTACGCAACAGTGGACCAGCCTGAACGTTCCCTGGTCTGCAGACTACCATACTACCAAATTCAAGTTGAACGTGACCAAGCCCGGTCCCGTTATTCTTGTTTTATCTCAGGTTAGTCTCAATACTACACTACGCTCAGACACAACTAATATGAAAAAGCTGGACACACGCTATTTTAAAGGCCTCATTGGTGAATATAACTTCGTCCTGAAGTTCCGCCTTCAGCGGGAGGGTGAAAACGACTACATTGTACGAAGTGTCAACAACTGCCTCATTTCTCGGTCCACCAATGCAGAAGTCGATCTCGAGCCTGGAGCCTATCACATCCTCATGAAAATCACGGCCTATCGTCAGCATGATGCTGTATCTACGGAGGACGCTGTCAGAGAACTAGCACCTACGCGGCGTGAGAAGCTGGTGCAAATTGGCCTCTCATATGACCTAGCTCACGCCAAGGGTATTGTCATTGAAACTGAAGCGGAAAGAGAAGAACGTGAAGAGCACGAGCGCCAACGAAAAACAGCTGAGCGAAAGAGGCTGCGCGACGAGACAAAGAAGAGGCTGCAGCGCGAGTGGATTCGTGAACAAAAGCTCATGGCTCGCAGAATGAGAGCTGATGAGCGACTGGCCGCAAAAGCGTCCAGACTCCATATAAATGGCAAGAGTTCTGAGCCTGAGGCCGAACGGGTACTCGAGGACAGCCCCGTAGAGTCACCATCAGACTTGAACGGTCACACAAACGGTGTTGCCACGAAGCCGCTCAAGAACGGCTCGGTCCCGAGCATCAAATTTGATGAAACCCATACACTACCCACGCCTAGCTCTTCACTCGATACATTCTCCACCCATACCAGCCGCCATCGCTCAACGAACTCCATCAGCCGTCAGCGCCGCCACACCCGCAACCGTGACGCTGAGCTCCTAGAAGGGTTCGAGTTCGACTCGGAGATCGACATGCCTCATGAGGAACCCGTGACAAGAGCTCTCAGTACGCAGACATCATTCTGCGGTGATCTCGCATCCCAAACTGACCCATGGAATGCGGTCTGTGTGGTTGGGATGCGTGTGTATTCGAAAGACGAGATGCTGTCACTTGAGGTCGTCCGTCCTGCACCGGATTTTGAGCCCGAGGCAGCTCTTGACATGGATGATCCAGCAGTCAGTGCGACCTCAGAGAAGGGATCGCGACTGCTCGCCATGCAGTTCGAATGAACGTTCAAAATtgttatattatatactacgGCTTGTTTAGAGCGCCATGTATAGGCCCAGATTTCCAGTTGTTCTTGCGTTTTGGCGTTCAAAATTTACATATAGCGTGTAACACTCTCCTAATTAATTTGATAGCCGATACACTTTTTCAATATACAACTATTTGATTCAAAACCATTACCTTACCATTTTGCAATAATATAGAGTCATTCATGGCTGTGCTAGGGATTAAACCTTAGTGGCTAGTGTATTTCCTAAAGTGGTTTAGCGTATAGGTATCCATGTCACTCATGCTATTTACCTGCGCCTCAGCTCCTTCAACCATCTGGCCAGCACCATGACGATACAGTGATATGCGGCATTTAGGTCCATCAATGCTTATATCACTTCCGCGGCTGCGGCTTTGTAGAGTCTCCCAAATAAGATATCGGAGGCCTTACATTGCACAGAGCCTGCGTTGCCACCAATTCTTTGGATCTGCGAGATTCGCGTCCTCGTACACTCAGGATGTCTACAAAGTCCCTGTTGGGGGAAATGGATATGTTTCCCTGAGGTATGTTTtgtttaatttattaataagcATAATCGTGATGATAATAACGATTGACAGTGTGGTTCAACCAAAGCCTGCGAATGTGGCGTCTGCGAATGTGATTATTCGACTTCCTCAAGGGCCACTATTCCAGAGCTTGTCGAGAATTGAAACTGGGAATGATCCATCTGTCACTGCTCTGAATAATGAATCTGAGGATGTCCCCTCCCACCATATGGCGAACGACATTGTTGCTGCGCGGGTGCTGGCGGACGTGACGTCTTCTACTGTGGTTACCATCGATTATCGTCTAGGTGAAATACCATATGACGAGGGCCAGGTTCCGCTACAATTAAGAGTTGGCAGTAATACACAACCAAAGAGTTTATATTATCGCTACCCGACACCAGTTCATGACACGCTAGCTGGATTTGACTGGGTTATGCAAAACCTCCAACCAAAGCGCATTGGCCTCTTCGGCACGCACATTGGAGGCTCTCTAGCCCTTATGCTAGCGCTCACGGAGCCTCGTTTGGTTCATACAATGGCAGCCCTAGACCCCGTTTGCGATTGGACTTCTCTAGATGAGTATTGCACCGCGTCTCGTGACATCCCTAGAAGACGACAGGTGCCAAAAGACTTAGTTCCCCTGCTAGAAGCTCGGGAGAGGCTTTTCGCGACACAGGAACGATACTTTGATTCATTCGCCTCACCGATGCTATTTCTCCGATCTCCTGGGAAGTATGTGCCAAAGGTGTTCCCAAAATACCTCACCGATCCCGAGCATCCCATCCCTGTACGGGTGTCGAACGAGCACGACGAAGAGCCTGGCGATTTATGGGATGCCTATATCCCAGATGATCGTCTCTACGATGAGCAAGGGGCTTTGAATGTTCAACATCCAAATCCAGACGATAACCATCTAGTTCGCCGTCGCAAAGCTCTCTCGCGGTGGCCTCCGTACGGGCTGGATTATGGCTCCAGTGGACCGCCTGGTAGATACAGCCGTGAACCTATTGAACGCCTCGAAGTTTCACTGCCCTGGATCCGTCTCTTCACCCATCAACCTTCCAAACAGAGCACAAACGAGTCCACAGTATCGGCACCGGAGAGCGAATCCGCTGATCACCCCGAACATAAACATTTGAAACGCAGACGAAATCAAAATCACACGGTACTCTCGAATCAGGCTGCCGATATGGTAGACGTCATGCGCCGGGCATGTTTCTGGGGGAGGGAAAGTGGGTTCGGCAAAGATCGAGTCACCCTTTCCTCTATCTCTGTTCCTGAGGAATCTGAAAAATCCAATATCGGGTTACGGCCGGACTCTAATGAAATACTCTCCCACGCCGGTAAATGGCTCGCGGAAACTCTAGGCTCAAATTCAGATAGCACTTCTTGATACCCTACTCTTAATATAATGGTTATGTTCGTTATCCGCTTCTTTAAATTGGCATTTGGGTAGTAAACCATCCGCATCACTCGTCTCTCAAGTACTTCCTGCCTCTAAGCACTACTCTATAACGGGCTCTAGTGGTTCGATTACGGAATACCAAAGTCAATTACCTGCTCTATCATCTAAAGCCTACTCAAAGTGTACGTAGTCAAACGTTGTAGTATCAACAATATTCGCCTTGTCCCAGGGAGTCACCCAACATCATGGATCCATTTACTGCCTACTCGATCCAGCATGCGATGAGGTCAATAGGTGAATAACTAGGTCCCAGTTAGATTCTGGCTTAGCACCGCAACGTAAACAATAACCATAGTTCATTAACTCACAGTAGGGAACATCCCCAACCTCAGCCCCAAATCGTGCGGTCTCACGCAGGCCGGCCCCCGTCCACAACGCGGTCCGCTGCAGTGGCGAGTACTTGTAGCTCTCCTCAACGCGGACCTTCTCACCTGCCTTGATGAGGATCTGGCCGTATTGGACGTCTTTCTTGGGCACGTAGAACGCCTGGTGTCGGCCTTCGGACTTGTCGTAGGCGCCCACTGGGTTAGTGTTGTTAGCCAACATAGCAAGGCCCAAAAAGACGCGTTCAGTGGTGGAGGTAGTGCTGTAGCGTACCGTATTCCCAGTCTTCAGCCTTGAAGACCTCTTCTCCTAGGATTCTGTTCGCATGCACGAGCCCGTTCAGTATGAATTGTCTGGTTGTTCCGCGCTCGTCGTTGTATGCTTTGTACCTGGTATATCAAAAGGAGGGTGTCGGTTTCTATAGACCATACGTTGGAAAGGGAGAAGGTACATACACCCTAGAAGAATCCTGACAGCCATCAAGCCCGATAAGCAAAGAATCACGACCCGGAACAAGAATATTGGAAAAATGCTCCAAGAAGCCAGTTGCGTCGGCACGGCCAAAGTTTCCGATGGATGAGCCCAGGCTCATGATGCACTTGGGCGTCGAAGAGTTCTCAGAACGTTTTAGCCAGGTGAGACCGTCGTCGTAGGTTCCTTGGAGAGGATTAGCTCCTCGCATAACGAAGTACTTATACTAGTGGGACATACCATGCAGCCCGACAGCCGAGACGTGTCTATATTCAGGAATGGCAGATAGGGTGCGCTGCAGTTCCGGGAGTGAGAGATCGAGAGCGAAGAAGCGGCAGGGCCGGGCGAGTCTCTCGAAGGCATTGAGAAGGATGCAGGTCTTACGCAGGTTACTATGAAATCTATTGTCAGTTCCTCGTTACGTTAAATGGGTAGCATAGAGGAGGAAATGAAAGCACCCGCTCCCAAGTTCCACGAGCATGGGATTTGGCTGGATCTGGCGCACGATGTCGACGGCGGAAGTCTCCAGGACCTCGATTTCGACATTGGTCAGGTAGTACTGGACAGTGTCAGGAGTGGCTTCTTGGATTGCATCAAAAGTGTCATTGTATCCAGCTGGAGTCTGGTATAACCTCGTCAAGAAAAGTTATGGCCTCGAATAGTTGCAGTCCCTTCTCGTCGTACAGTAGCATGGTCGGAAGAGTCTTTTCGTTCCCTTCGTCTGCTTGTAGTCCTTGGATAATCTCATCATGCATGCAGAGCTCTGCTTTATCCTGGCGGATGTCGATGATGGTGGGTTTGGCAGGCTGTCTATCCAGCTTTGATGGGATGGCCATGCGAGCGCTGGGGATTGTATTGTCAATAACCGTTGATGCCATAACGAGAAAGAATCGGTGTTGTGGTTAAAAAGTGGTGTCCTTATGGTAGTCTTAAGACGATCCGGATTGGTGCAGTATAGGCTGTCTGTTTAGCCCTTAAGTACCCCAGGCATATTCTCATTACAACTCCATATTAGCAATATTAAATCACCCAGCTTCGTCATACTCAGCTAAGTTTTGTAGGAGTTGGTTAGTCCGTCCAATTGCGCCCGTCATTCCGTGCAGTTCTCCCCGGCCAGACCTCTCGATCGTCCATCCCCTCACACTAAGAGGTGACTTGCATAAGCCCCATTCGCGACAGGCAGGCCTGAAAGTGCAACCTGCGATATTCAAGCGCTCTGGCCGTCATACAGTACGTCATGGAGGGGTTGATGCATGCACGTTGTCTGAGGGCCCCTGTCTAATGGTGTCGGCGCTACTCGCGGGCTGACGCCATCTGCCATCCACTTGTTGAATGTGCCTGAAACCAAAAGTCTGAGATGTAGCCAAGTTTTACTCCTTGTACGAGCAGGGGATCAGGCCTACCTCAAATCTAATTGGCGTGCTAGTATCTCCTGCTTGGTGCTCCTGCCACGCAGAAATATTCTTCATTATGCCAATAATGTGTTGATGAAATGTCTGCACGCCTGATCGTGCATTTCGGCCTTGACTGGCCGGAGGCATTTATGGTTAGATGTTAGATGAATAGTCAGTGAGCTGTTGCTCAGCTCTCAGTCTGATGTCCCCGTCTTTTTTTAAGCCGGACTCAAAATGGGAGGTggtttctcttctctcagcAGTAATGCGCTCGTCATGTCTCATTGCCGGTGAGGCCTTTTCACTTTTCTGGTCACTTGGGCTGTTTTCCCAACACATCGTCTCCCTTCCTCGTGTTTCCCTCTCCCctttcctcatcctcttctcttcttcacttcCTAAGAGGCCCCTTCGACATTCTGCATTGCTGCTCCTACAACCTGCTCCGTGTTGGGCCCCTTCGGGGGACCCTTGGCCCGCCTCAAAGCGTGTACAAACATGAGGATTGACTagttgaagaagaccaaggtATTTAGCCCTTTTGACGTCTTTCAACGTGCTACTAAAGAATATATCTTGGTTCAGGTCAAAAAGCACCTTTGTAGTCCTAGTCTTCGTAACATCTACGGCCCATACTACCACTTCGTCGGTATAAACCGCTCACCTACACGGTGGCCGCTTTATATTGATatgccctcgccatcttggTGAGGAGATTGCAATCAGTCACAAAGTATCACAAAATACAAAATACAAAATACAAATCCATCCTTGTTGGCCGTCATGTACAAGTTCAGTGTTTGATTATTGATTATGTCCCTCCGCGTTCACTTGCACCTTTTAACCTCTCCTATTGTGTTTATCATTTTCTCATTCCGTCTCTGTATCATCTTCGATTTGAGGAGCGCTATTCGAAACGGAATTTGGATGATTTGACCTTgtctaatatatttcttcCCTCCCGTTCGGTTTATTTTGTTCTCCATACGATCATATCAGAGTTCCTTTTGCATGCCATGATAGCATTCGCCTGCTTAAAGCCCGCATGGCGCACCATAGCAAGGGAAGGCAGCCAACTACTTTCATTTGCCATTGTCAACCATGCATGATCGAAATGTGTCTTACCACCCGCGTCTGAGGAGATGTTATGCTATTAAACACACCAAATGGCCCAATCTCATGTCATTCAACTTCTTCACCTCTCAAATCACCAGACACTACTGCTCGGATTGGTATCACAGGTTTTTCACAGACAAGAGCCATTACATGATGGCACATCCAACGTCTATCTTCTCATTTATCCCGTCGTCATATCTGTGGTTTGAAGCAAGACACTGTTCCGGTCTCTGTGATGAACAAAATCGGACTTTACGCGTGGGCGGCCCATAAGTCAGATTCGTCCTAGCTACTTCTCGAAGAGAAACTAAATACATGAGGGGCTCTTACGGTGGATGTTGCAAGATGTACCCCTTGTGATAGCAGCCTTCTCTCGGAGGATGCTAGACCACCACACCGGAGACCATGCACGGCTAGGTGTTACCCAGCTATCCCTTTCATCAGTGCCCGTATTAATGGTGGCTACTAGTTGTCTTTGATAGCAAGGCACTATTAACTCCCTTTCGATACATACCAGCTTGCCAATCCACATGGTTATGGGACCTTCGCTTCTAGCCTAAGTACGACTGTGTTGCTCATCGGTCATCGGCGGTAAATCCAACGTTGAAGGGCAGATACATCAGGATAAATGACCCAATCGTCAATGATCAGATACTAAGCTTGGTATCGAACATGATTGCGTTGAGATTCGGAGACGGAGTATGCCCGGAGAGTAGCTTTGGGAAATCAAGCGGAAAGTATCCCAAAGAAACGGTAGCATGAAAACGCAGCTCCCATGCTGTTCTCCGCTATCTAGGTAGATCAGGACGGGCACCATCGATATATCGGCGATATTCACCCGAAAATGAGATTACTGGTAGGTATATCTCTCAGCTATCTTAAGATAGCAGGACTGGCCTTCACGCTGAGTTAGTATCAATACCTAATAGTACCAGGGTTAACAAGGGAATCCTACCGACTTGATGCCCGTTAGAGCCCTGCTTCCTTCAGACAAGGTATTATCTCCGAAGTCTCCTGTGTGGAGACGTTTGGCTCCTCCCGACGTCACTTGTGGGCTATTAAACCGAGTACGTGCATTGTTCGAGTCCGCCAGCGAACTGCTCGCGTGCCGTCTGCGCTGAAATCAGACATCCACGACGGAATACGTATCAGATATGGAACCCCCAAGACCTGACGAGACATGCCAGTTTTTGCCAATTTATCAAGGTGCACAGTTGGACTCTGTCTGGGAAGGTGTACCCCAGCGCTAGGCCATCCCCATGTCGAGAAGGTGCAACCACGACCTCTGGTTCAGATCGGGAAAGTGGTCCACGTGCCCGCGTCAAGAAAAGAGTCGGTGGAAGAGCTgtgaggggaagaagggggGATCAGGAAGGTGGCAGGTTGGCTCTATTTATAATGGGGATTTCAAAGTCTTGATGGGCATGGCATGGTAACGTCGGTAGATGAATTGATTATCTGGTTACTGGCTTGTGGTAGCTGAGATTGCTCGGTCAAACCACAGTTGCTGCCTATCTATGTTCTAAATTTAAGTCATGAGCCTTCGGTGAAGATGATAGTAAGTAGATGTCTAGGAGGTTCAAGGCAATGTAACTGGAATCGCTGAGGTGAAACTGTATTCGAAGCCCTAACTTCCTAGTGCTTTCACTTACATAGTAGCCACCATCAGCGTGAAAAGCAATCCAGATTAACTTTAAGTATGAAGATGAGGGTGCGTGCTTCGAATGCGAAAGAATCATACGTGATATAATGGCAGCTCTATATATGTCTAGTTGCTATCTGCTATCCCAACCGTCCTGAATCTTCTGCCTGTACTCCGCTATTATCTCTGCACTGACATTGCTTCCTCCGcaaacaacaacgacaacccgGCTCTCCGGCGTCAAGTCAGGAAAGTACTCTTTCAGTTTCACCGTGCCCAGCTCAACGCTGATTCCACATGCTAATTCGACTTGCAGCCGCTGTTCGTCTGCAAGTCGAATTACACCCTTAGCAGCCTCAGCGTCTGAGCCAACAGCACTGACAACATCCACTCCGGTAGGAGGAGACTGCGCGTTCTTTAGGGCCTGCGGGGCAACTCGTACTGCACCCAAGGACGTGGCGAGAGACTTAATACCTGGCAGCGATTGTAGGGACCCGTtttggagggagaaggcCAATGAATCAGCTCCCTTAGTCTCAACGGCCAAAACATGGACTTTGCCTACTTCGCTTTTTTGAGATCGTTGATACCGACCCAGCCCCTGGACTATACCATTGAAcagtcctcctcctccaacacTGCAAACGACAGCATCTGCAGGGAATGAATTCTTTGATCTTCCCTCTTTTGATGGAAGTTGTCTTGCAATTTCATCAATCATGGTCTCGGCTCCCTTCCAGACATCCGGATGATCAAAGGGAGGGACATAGACATTGCGCTTATCAGAGTTGGGATCTTGGTTCTCGATAAATGTCTTCCGAAGATGCGTATCGGCCTCAAACCAGTTATCTCCATGTTGGAACACATCCGCAGCACCGACATCCCGTAACTTCTGCACCATCATAGGTTTTGTGGTGCTCGGCACGACAACTGTGCACTGGCAGTTGAGGTCGCGCGCCGCAATTACGGCAGCCAGTCCGGCATTCCCGCCTGATGATATGTAGAAATGTAGCTCTCGGCCTTTGTTGGCTGGATCTTGGAGGGCAGTGCGAATGAAGTTTCCAATTCCTCTACGGACTGTGAGTTGCCCGATCACCTTTGTGGGATAGGAAGAGTCAGGTTACAATACCTAGATTTGAATGACCCTGACGGCTGCAGGAGATCTAGCTTGAGGAATATTCTGCTAATTGACACTGTCATTGAGGATTTCGATGACGCTCGGGGTGGCAGTACTTACCATCCTGCCGTCTTTGATAAGGATGCGGACTCAATGAGAGGCGTTTCAATCCAGGGCTTTTTCTCTATAACGGTCATGTTTGAATCTATGGGCCCTTGGAAAAGACGAGAAAAATGTACGCGATAATATCGTTTGGCGGGATACCAAGCTGGTTATGTATGTTACAAAGTT
This sequence is a window from Aspergillus puulaauensis MK2 DNA, chromosome 6, nearly complete sequence. Protein-coding genes within it:
- a CDS encoding calpain-like protein (COG:O,T;~EggNog:ENOG410PG3B;~InterPro:IPR038765,IPR001300,IPR022684;~MEROPS:MER0019360;~PFAM:PF00648;~go_function: GO:0004198 - calcium-dependent cysteine-type endopeptidase activity [Evidence IEA];~go_process: GO:0006508 - proteolysis [Evidence IEA]) → MANLDVEDDYPDMVFTPPLSSRSGSRMRPRQPPQENVKQFWEQFNSRFPGKVYTVLPDNPYARSKAARLPKGVVKAQGAGKSYEQASKECYRAVERIAKECRRLNQRYTDPHFDIEMDLKNGPRNCLNGLDNDNMYMHPKGVKRVTEIFENPQFYVNGPTASDVRQGRDGDCWFMAALCTMGNKEELIDKICVHRDEQVGVYGFVFYRDGDWQQCIVDDKLYLRAADYDESVDERPIWDDINRKDTEEEYRKVFQTGSRALYFAQCVDENETWLPLLEKAYAKAHGDYSAIEGGFVGEAVEDLTGGVTSDILTNNILDKDRFWDEELMQVNKEFLFGCGTGLYSDWLTPNHPSPPKDRKGISENHSYSIMDVREIEGKRLVKLRNPWGKKEWSGAWSDGSEQWTPQWMEKLNHKFGNDGFFWISYDDLLKKYQHFDRTRLFGPEWTITQQWTSLNVPWSADYHTTKFKLNVTKPGPVILVLSQLDTRYFKGLIGEYNFVLKFRLQREGENDYIVRSVNNCLISRSTNAEVDLEPGAYHILMKITAYRQHDAVSTEDAVRELAPTRREKLVQIGLSYDLAHAKGIVIETEAEREEREEHERQRKTAERKRLRDETKKRLQREWIREQKLMARRMRADERLAAKASRLHINGKSSEPEAERVLEDSPVESPSDLNGHTNGVATKPLKNGSVPSIKFDETHTLPTPSSSLDTFSTHTSRHRSTNSISRQRRHTRNRDAELLEGFEFDSEIDMPHEEPVTRALSTQTSFCGDLASQTDPWNAVCVVGMRVYSKDEMLSLEVVRPAPDFEPEAALDMDDPAVSATSEKGSRLLAMQFE
- a CDS encoding putative L-serine dehydratase (COG:E;~EggNog:ENOG410PGFY;~InterPro:IPR036052,IPR000634,IPR001926;~PFAM:PF00291;~go_function: GO:0030170 - pyridoxal phosphate binding [Evidence IEA];~go_process: GO:0006520 - cellular amino acid metabolic process [Evidence IEA]); amino-acid sequence: MTVIEKKPWIETPLIESASLSKTAGCRIFLKLDLLQPSGSFKSRGIGNFIRTALQDPANKGRELHFYISSGGNAGLAAVIAARDLNCQCTVVVPSTTKPMMVQKLRDVGAADVFQHGDNWFEADTHLRKTFIENQDPNSDKRNVYVPPFDHPDVWKGAETMIDEIARQLPSKEGRSKNSFPADAVVCSVGGGGLFNGIVQGLGRYQRSQKSEVGKVHVLAVETKGADSLAFSLQNGSLQSLPGIKSLATSLGAVRVAPQALKNAQSPPTGVDVVSAVGSDAEAAKGVIRLADEQRLQVELACGISVELGTVKLKEYFPDLTPESRVVVVVCGGSNVSAEIIAEYRQKIQDGWDSR
- a CDS encoding uncharacterized protein (COG:S;~EggNog:ENOG410PNCM;~InterPro:IPR029058,IPR013094;~go_function: GO:0016787 - hydrolase activity [Evidence IEA]), encoding MRHLGPSMLISLPRLRLCRVSQIRYRRPYIAQSLRCHQFFGSARFASSYTQDVYKVPVGGNGYVSLSVVQPKPANVASANVIIRLPQGPLFQSLSRIETGNDPSVTALNNESEDVPSHHMANDIVAARVLADVTSSTVVTIDYRLGEIPYDEGQVPLQLRVGSNTQPKSLYYRYPTPVHDTLAGFDWVMQNLQPKRIGLFGTHIGGSLALMLALTEPRLVHTMAALDPVCDWTSLDEYCTASRDIPRRRQVPKDLVPLLEARERLFATQERYFDSFASPMLFLRSPGKYVPKVFPKYLTDPEHPIPVRVSNEHDEEPGDLWDAYIPDDRLYDEQGALNVQHPNPDDNHLVRRRKALSRWPPYGLDYGSSGPPGRYSREPIERLEVSLPWIRLFTHQPSKQSTNESTVSAPESESADHPEHKHLKRRRNQNHTVLSNQAADMVDVMRRACFWGRESGFGKDRVTLSSISVPEESEKSNIGLRPDSNEILSHAGKWLAETLGSNSDSTS
- a CDS encoding class I SAM-dependent methyltransferase (COG:F;~EggNog:ENOG410PGJ9;~InterPro:IPR017804,IPR019257,IPR017805;~PFAM:PF10017;~go_function: GO:0008168 - methyltransferase activity [Evidence IEA]), which gives rise to MASTVIDNTIPSARMAIPSKLDRQPAKPTIIDIRQDKAELCMHDEIIQGLQADEGNEKTLPTMLLYDEKGLQLFEAITFLDEYYLTNVEIEVLETSAVDIVRQIQPNPMLVELGSGNLRKTCILLNAFERLARPCRFFALDLSLPELQRTLSAIPEYRHVSAVGLHGTYDDGLTWLKRSENSSTPKCIMSLGSSIGNFGRADATGFLEHFSNILVPGRDSLLIGLDGCQDSSRVYKAYNDERGTTRQFILNGLVHANRILGEEVFKAEDWEYVGAYDKSEGRHQAFYVPKKDVQYGQILIKAGEKVRVEESYKYSPLQRTALWTGAGLRETARFGAEVGDVPYFIHLLTSSHAGSSRQ